CATGCAGGAGGCCTTGGGTCCAGAGACCCTGGAGCGGCTTCTAGaaaagcagcagagctgggagcaGAGCAGAGTTGGACAGCTGTGTAGGGGGCCACAGCTTGCTGCCAAGAAAGCAGCTCTGGTAGCAGGGGTGGTGCGACCAGCTGCTGATGATCTTCCAGGTGAAACTACCCAAATACTTACATGTCCAGCAGGATGTACAGGGAGTATGAAACGGTCTGGGTTCTACATGTGCTCTTCTCTGGGACtgggttttctaatttataaagcaaagagttTAGAGGGATGATCTTCAAGTCTCTTCTAGTTCTAGAATTCTGTAGCTCTGGGAGTTTGTAAACTATTAAGTTTTCTTTTAGCCCAGAACTTCCATTTTTCTGCTCTCTTGTGTCTGCTCTAGATGAACTCTAGCTCGGCTAAGTGTGGAGCTCTCTGCTGGGGAGATCCCTAGAAGCTTTGAAGGAGACATTGTGAGGCTAGAGAACTGGGTTCAAATTCAGCTCTACCATTAAATCCTTGACCAACATCCTCAGTCTTCCATCTATAAAAGTCTTGGCATCTCCAATCACTTCTTGTTCTATTATCTTCTAAGCCCTATACATCTTACCCTGTAATACTCCTTTGATCCCTATTTCTCACAGTGCTCCATCCTCCAAAGGCTGGAAGAGTCATTCTATCTACAGATATCTTTCTGGGCATATTTTATTACTACACTGACTTCCTGGCCCTGCCTTCCCGCTTCAGAACCCGTGCCAAATTGTGCAGATGTACGAGGGACATTCCCAGCAGCCTGGTCTGCAACCCAGATTGCAGAGATGGAGCTCTCAGACTTTGAGGACTGCCTGACATTATTTGCAGGAGACCCAGGACTTGGGCCTGAGGAACTGCGGGCAGCCATGGGCAAAGCAAAACAGGTTAGGGATGGAGAGGCAACTGGGGCTGGCCATGAGGAAGCTGTTTGGGTGTGATGTAGGACACGAAGAGAATGGAGAGTTGGATGAGAGGTGGGGGAAGCAGGAGATAGAAGAGTTAGAAGATTTGGGTCACAAGTAGGAGGTGAGGGGAgataaatattgatgaaagagAGTATAATGAATAGAGGGACTAAAGCAGTGGTTACCAAATTTTAATGCATATCACAATCATCAagggaacagattttttttctttatcctttttctttcttaaaaaaataatggcatgcttcggctgggcgcagtggctcacgcctgtaatcccagaactttgggaggccgaggcgggcagatcacgaagtcaggagatcaagaccattctgtcTAACACCGtgaaacatggtctctactaaaaatacaaaaaagttagccgggcgtagtggtgcgcacctgttgtcccagctacttgggaggctgaggcaggagaatggcgtgaacctgggaggcggagcttgcagtgagctgaggtcaagccagtgcactccatcctgggtgacagagcgagactccatctcaaaaaaaaaaaaaaaaaaaaaaaggcatgctTCATGAATTTGTGTGTTATCCTTGCGCAGGCACCATGCaaatctctgtatcattccaatttttttGGGTATGTGCTGCTGAACTGAGCATGGGAACAGTGCCAGTACCAGATTACCATGCTTCACTGACTTAATAAAAACCTTtggggaggctgggtgcagtgattcatgcctgtaatcacagcactttgggaggcggaggcaggtggattgcttgagcccaggagtcagagaccagactgggcaacatggtgaaaccctgtctctactaaaaatagaaaaaacattagctgggtgtgtcggcgcatgcctgtaatcccagctactcgggaggctggggtaggagaatcccctgagcccaggaggtggagggtgcaatAAACCGAGATCgtagcactgcattccagcctgggtgtcagagcaagaccctgtctcataaattaaaaaataagcctcTGGGGGAAAGAGTCCAGACATCTGcatcggcttttttttttttttttttttctgagacagagtctcactctgtcacccggcatccaggctggagtgcagtggtgtgatcttggctcactgcaacctctacatcctgggctcaaatgatcctcctgcctcagcctctcaagtagctgggactacaggtgcacgccaccacacctcactaatttttgtatttttggtagagatgagttttgactctgttgcccaggatggtcttgaactgggctcaagcaatcctcccacctcagcctcccaaagtgctgggattgcagctgtgagccactgtgctgggccccaggcatctgtgttttaataagcatCTCTGTGTCTGATGCACATAAAAATGTGGAACTCATGGACTAGagttagtttgctcttcttttccacTGACCGTAATGTCTTTCAAAACACCTTAGTCAGAGGAACTGTAAGGCAACTGTCTCATTTTATGTGGAGGAAACTAAAGAAAAGGCAAGTGATTTACCTAGAGTTATACGGCTAAGGGCAGAGGCAAGACTTAAAACCCAGCAGTCTGACTCCCAATCCACTGCTTTTCCACTCACATTGTTCCTGTCTTTCTCCTAGTTGTGGGGTCCCCCCCGGGGATTTCGTCCTGAGCAGATCCTGCAGCTCGGTAGGCTCTTAATAGGTCTAGGAGATCGGGAACTACAGGAGCTGATCCTAGTGGACTGGGGAGTGCTGAGCACCCTGGGGCAGATAGATGGCTGGAGCTCCACTCAGGTAACACTTTTCCTCCTCCCTACTGCTTCCCAAACACCCATCCCACAGACGCAGTCCTATAGATCATCTAAAGCCCAAGGAATTTTTTCCTGTGACCCTACCTGGTCATTCTTTCTATCTTTTGTTAATAACCCCTACTAGTGACCTTCAGGACTCTGATTTACTCACTCTGAGGCCCTGGACACATAATACTGTCTCCTACCTCTTTTCCTGGaggcttcctctttttctatccttttctaAGTCCTCAGCCTTCCCCATGACTCCTTAGGTCTTAATAGTAACAGAATATAACCCAGTAACAACTATCACTTCCCTGTCTGTTAATTCTCCATAacttttctccttcccctctgctcccaacccccaccccagctccgCATTGTGGTCTCCAGTTTCCTACGGCAGAGTGGTCGGCATGTGAGCCACCTGGACTTCATTCATCTGACAGCGCTGGGTTATACTCTCTGTGGACTGCGGCCAGAGGAGCTCCAGCACATCAGCAGTTGGGAGTTTAGGTCACTTGTGAAGGGGCTGAGGGTGGTGGTGCTGAGGTAAAGGTGGACTTACTGGGGAAAGAAGGATCATGAAGGTCTGGTCCCATGGAGGAAGGGAACTCATTTGAAGCCATCTCTTCCTTTGTCTCATGACCACAGGCCCTTTTGCTGAAGCCgaattcttcttccttccttcccactgtTCTACAGCCAAGCAGCTCTCTTCCTGGGCACCCTGCATCTCCAGTGCTCTGAGGAACAACTGGAGGTTCTGGCCCACCTCCTTGTACTGCCCGGTGGGTTTGGCCCAATCAGTAACTGGGGGCCTGAGATCTTCACTGAAATTGGCACCATAGCAGGTGGGGAGCTGGGCCACTGCTGGTGCAAGTTGGTTTGGTTTCTATACCATGGGTGGACTGGATGGAAGACTGCCCTGCAATTCTTAAGGTGGGGGCCTGAAAGGGTGTTTAAATAAGGGGCTAGAGACATATTGGGGAAGATCTATGATAGGGCACTTTGGGAGTAGTTAGAGAAGGTCTATAGGTTTGAAGAGAGGGAAGGTCAGTCTAAGACAATGTTTGGATGCCACTTGCTTCAACAGCTGGGATCCCAGACCTGGCTCTTTCAGCACTGCTGTGGGGACAGATCCAGGGTATTACTCCTCTTGCCATTTCTGTCATCCCTCCTCCTAAATTTGCTGTAAGTATTAATGGACTGGGGTGACCACAGGAGAGCCAGGGCCCAAtggggactacatgcatgcactGATTCCTACCCCTGCCCCCAGGTGGTGTTTAGTCCCACCCAACTATCTAGTCTCACCAGTGCTCAGGCTGTGGCTGTCACTCCTGAGCAAATGGCCTTTCTGAGTCCTGAGCAGCGACAAGCAGTTGCATGGGCCCAACACGAGGGGAAGGAGAGCCCAGAACAGCAAGGTGAGTTCCCAGCTGCACAGCTTGATCTTCCATCTCCTGACCCAGAATCAAACCCCTAATTTGGTGCTGTCTGGCTCTTAGAGTGCACCCAGGGAGATCCCTGGAGTGAAGGAGTCTCCAGGCAGAGCGCTAATATCCAAGTGTCAATGCTCCTGGAGAGCAGAGGTGTGATATTACTCCCATTCCCTGTCTATTATAGGTCGAAGTACAGCCTGGGGCCTCCAGGACTGGTCACGACCTTCCTGGTCCCTGGTATTGACTATCAGCTTCCTTGGCCACCTGCTATGAGCCTGTCTCTACCATAGAAGGAGATTGTGGGGAGAGAAATCTTAAGTCATAATGAATAAAGTGCAAACAAGTGCATAATGAATAAAGTGCAAACAGACGTGATTATTTTCAGAAGCTGATGAGGAATATGGGTAAAATGTTAATGCTTTCCACCCACCTGAGAATCAGTGTTCCCGGGATGCCGTATCTGGAGTCTCTTTCCATCATAAACAATCCCACTGCCTCTTTTCATTTCCTGAAGGCTGctccctcctcaccccaccaTTAGAAATAACACAGACAGCTGCAGCATAGCAAGGAGTCTTTACTAGGATGGAGGCAGGGGATGCGGGAGCAGGTCCAGAGCAAGTAGAATGGGCCATCATTAGAATGAGCAGAACTCCTGGGAATCTTGAGTCATCAGCTGGCGATGGGGAGTTAATGCTTGGTGTGGATGACAGGTGTGGGGATGCGGATATCCTGGCCTCTCTCCAGACGCCGTTCACAATCAATCAAATAGTTTACTCCATCAATGACCAGTTGCACCAGCTCCACCTGAAGGACACTAATCTTTGATCTCTGCTTCCTACAATCTGAGTTTTTCTTTAGCACTGACTGACTTGCCTGCTCATTTCCAATTGCCTCCCCACTCAACCTGAATTTCATTTCAGGAGGCTCACTCACTGCCATATTTCAGCCCCCGCAGACCTATACCTCTCCTCATCCTAATCCCTTAGGATCTCACCTCTGATTTGCCTAGTCGGTCCAAATTAGAAATATCAAAGACACCGCCTGTGGCAGCAGTGTCCACTCCTCCAGTACCACGCTTTTGGAGTCTTAGGTTCTCCAGGATCTTTGGGAAGCGGCTATCCTAGAGAGGAGATAGGGATTGGGAGCAGGGCCAATAGAGGCAGAGACTAGTCCTACCTGAAAGAGCCCTGAACCTGCTCAgagctctgtctcctgaccttttttttttctttttcttttttctttttttttttttagacagggtctctctctgtcacccaggctggagtgatcacagctcactgaagcctcgacttcccaggcttaagtgatcctctcacctcagcctccactacacccagctaacttttgtatttgtagtagagatggggtttcgccaggctgcccaggctggtcttgaactcctgggctcaagtaatctgcctgccttggcctcccaagtgttgggattagaggcatgagccactgtgcctggcctgtcccCTGACCCTTTAGCCACAAAATGTTTGGCTCCTTTCCAAAGGGTCCACTCCCTCCCCATCCACAACCCACCCTTCCTTACTCACACCCCTCTGTAACCCCACAACTCCGTTACTTTGCTTAGCAGGGGCAGTTTGATGTGCACTCCTGCCCGAAGTCCAGTGCCCAGGTTAGATGGACAGGTCAAGATGTATCCCAAACGCTCATTCCACATGAACTCCCAGCCACGTTCTTGGATAAGTCTCTCCACCTGAGTCCACAAAGGTTTTGTTAATGAAAAATCAGGGATATTTCATTAACCCTGGACCCTCCCTTAGCTAGACCCACAAGAACACTAGAAATATGTCTAGAACAGAAACTTGGCTGTGAATGAATGACACtggtcttttttttaagaaaatggtttgttattgttttcatgCATGCGTGATGCAAAATTATGATGTGCATAATAATGAGATTGTGAAAAAATATCTTATGTGGAAGAAGAAAACTCGAAGGAGTGGTGTATTAAGGATGATCTAGGGAAATGAACAGAGGTGGTAAACTGAACTGAGAGAGGACTGATTATTCAATGAGTTCTGCATGCATCGATTATCTTTGCTTTGCTAATGAGCCTAGAGCTTGGAAGGGTCCTTTCAGACAGAAGATGAAGGTGTAAGCTTTGCCAGGAAGGGTGAGATAACGTTCTGTTAGCTGTGAACGGAGCACCTGTGTGAATgcagagaaagatgaaaacagaGCAGGAAAGCCAGATTCATAGGAATAGGGGACAGGGGGAAGGCATTTTGCTTCCATTAACCATGTAGTCATGAAGATGACTATTAGAGTTCAAGAGACAAGGGATCTACCACAGTGATGGTCACAAAGACCACTACCCAACATGAGTAAAGGGATCCTGTTTGTAGTTCAGAAAGAACCATGGCATAGGGGATATCTTACATGCTGAACATGGGGGAAACCCTTCCATCTAGAATAATAATGCAGCTGACACTTTAacacttattaagcacttactgtggACCAAGTACTTTACctgtatttcatttaatccccacaacaacctaaaatgtagaaaatctcattatcccaattttacagacgaggaaactgaggcatatcATTTAAAGGTACTTCCCTACCCACTCATAGTGAGAATACGTATCTATTACTTGCCAAAAATAGTAGAAACTTCTCAGAATCTAAAAGAAGAGCTCTTTTTCTTTGCAAACCTAAAATAGAACTGTATATTTGAGAACATACAGTAAGAATTGAATTGAGTTTATGGGGATTTCTAATGTAGACTTGAATATGGAGACCCAATCCGTGTAGGATTGATGATTCAGTTCAACCTCTCATCTAGAGCCACATATTCTAGAACTTGAACCATTCTATCCTCCACCTTCCCAGTCTCCCTCCGAACTCTCAACTTAAAGCCTAGACCCGATACTTTAACAAGAATGATAGAATCCAGAGTCAAGGCCTACCTTGGCTCAGAACTGGGTGGTTATATTAGAGTCATGAACACAGCAACCTCTCCGCGCCAACATCAGTCTGAGCTCAAATGTTTTCCTTATCTACACACCTCACCATCCCACTGCACACATCCCAGGCTCTGACATGCCATCTCAGTTATTCCTTCTTTGCATTCTCTGTCAACTGCCTTACTCACTTCCTAAGATTCCTGACACTCTTTCTTTTCCTAATCTTAGTGTGACCACATGTCCTAGTTTTCTCAGTATGGTCCCAGCTGGTTTATACCTTTAGTCCTAGAGTGAGTCCTAGATAGTCCTTTTTACTATCAGACATGTCCTGGGTTGGTTGATAAATTACATAATCTATTTATGCTACTCTTTGGTTTTCCTTATGTCCTCCCACCCAGCTCCCCTACACAATCTTCTCCAACCTCTTTGAGGCCTCGGCAGAATCTTTCAAACACTCTCTTCATGTTGCCACCCTTCTCCATGGAGATCACCCGTGTATGATCCTCCTCATTCACCCAGATCAGGAAGCTCTTCTCATTGTTGTGCCTGAGGGCCAGAGAGGGACAGTGATCAAGAGGCAAGGCAAGAAttgagagagatggagggaaaaAAGGCATTTATGTGGCCATG
This window of the Nomascus leucogenys isolate Asia chromosome 6, Asia_NLE_v1, whole genome shotgun sequence genome carries:
- the LOC100579841 gene encoding creatine kinase U-type, mitochondrial isoform X3, translating into MPVKVRTGRSIRGLSLPPACTRAERREVERVVVDALSGLKGDLAGRYYRLSEMTEAEQQQLIDDHFLFDKPVSPLLTAAGMARDWPDARGIWHNNEKSFLIWVNEEDHTRVISMEKGGNMKRVFERFCRGLKEVERLIQERGWEFMWNERLGYILTCPSNLGTGLRAGVHIKLPLLSKDSRFPKILENLRLQKRGTGGVDTAATGGVFDISNLDRLGKSEVELVQLVIDGVNYLIDCERRLERGQDIRIPTPVIHTKH